Proteins from a genomic interval of Danio rerio strain Tuebingen ecotype United States chromosome 4, GRCz12tu, whole genome shotgun sequence:
- the LOC137491446 gene encoding uncharacterized protein — protein sequence MEDITVPVLYEDDPCRDLRNSPSSSPLPQSPALLAEPSTSAGGEGQLPSPAPSVPSQPSKSGDSLSVEAQGVVIGPDGIAGWDKVQDLAAYLVGLR from the exons ATGGAGGACATCACAGTTCCAGTGCTGTATGAGGATGACCCCTGCCGTGATCTCAGAAACAGCCCCTCATCTTCGCCTCTGCCTCAGTCCCCAGCATTACTGGCTGAGCCGTCCACATCAGCTGGTGGAGAAGGACAGCTTCCTAGCCCAGCCCCCTCAGTGCCGTCACAGCCATCCAAGTCTGGAGACAGTCTCTCTGTTGAGGCTCAG GGAGTAGTCATTGGACCTGATGGCATTGCTGGGTGGGACAAGGTGCAGGATCTGGCTGCTTATTTGGTAGGTCTTCGTTAG